The Kozakia baliensis genome includes a region encoding these proteins:
- a CDS encoding SPOR domain-containing protein translates to MSDDTPDWRSERGRGPEGRGPEDRRPEDRGPRAPSARGADPRFTDTRPPTPGAGEPRVGAGRMDDARLNRARERMSSDYDEEPPPQRRRRPSGIAALLGTDKATQYLSYGAVGLGAVLILGVGGWTLLGGHQSGIPVLGPPPGPVRDLPADPGGMQIMSGEGAESDTTGHSEAHLAPGPEQPRPDALAAQYGQPPADAPKPEAAPKADTPAAPSDTANTPDAAAPSAEAPKADTPSAAPADKALPASAPVKEPAPKPVPTHKAEAPAAPTRPAPVPQKPVEAPATSGGHMVQLAALGSEADAHNEWEKLSHQAPDLFSGRSPVFERTDHGGHSFYRLRVGGFESNQAARAFCVRLHARAIACTPAQF, encoded by the coding sequence ATGAGCGACGATACACCCGATTGGCGTAGCGAACGCGGGCGTGGCCCTGAGGGGCGCGGCCCGGAAGATCGTAGGCCGGAAGATCGCGGGCCACGCGCACCAAGCGCACGCGGCGCGGACCCGCGCTTTACCGATACGCGCCCGCCTACACCCGGCGCGGGTGAGCCACGCGTGGGGGCAGGACGTATGGACGATGCGCGCCTCAACCGTGCCCGTGAGCGGATGAGCAGCGATTACGACGAGGAGCCGCCACCGCAGCGTCGCCGTCGCCCAAGCGGCATCGCGGCACTTCTCGGCACGGATAAGGCGACGCAATATCTGAGTTATGGCGCGGTAGGGTTAGGAGCCGTGCTGATACTCGGCGTCGGCGGTTGGACGCTTCTCGGCGGTCATCAGAGTGGTATTCCCGTTCTGGGGCCGCCACCGGGCCCGGTGCGTGATCTTCCCGCCGATCCGGGCGGCATGCAGATCATGAGCGGGGAAGGGGCTGAGTCGGATACGACCGGCCATAGCGAGGCGCATCTTGCACCGGGGCCCGAGCAACCGCGCCCGGACGCCTTGGCGGCGCAATATGGCCAGCCGCCCGCCGACGCGCCCAAGCCTGAGGCTGCTCCGAAGGCGGATACTCCCGCCGCCCCGAGCGATACCGCCAACACTCCAGATGCAGCTGCGCCTTCGGCGGAAGCACCGAAGGCGGACACGCCATCCGCCGCGCCTGCTGACAAGGCTTTACCCGCGTCGGCACCGGTTAAAGAGCCGGCTCCCAAGCCGGTGCCGACGCATAAGGCGGAAGCGCCCGCCGCACCGACGCGCCCAGCGCCGGTGCCTCAGAAACCGGTTGAGGCGCCAGCGACGAGCGGCGGCCATATGGTGCAGCTTGCGGCTTTGGGAAGCGAAGCGGATGCGCATAACGAATGGGAGAAGCTCTCTCATCAGGCGCCCGATTTGTTCAGTGGCCGCAGCCCGGTTTTCGAACGCACGGATCATGGCGGGCATAGCTTCTATCGCCTGCGTGTCGGCGGGTTCGAATCGAATCAGGCCGCTCGTGCGTTCTGCGTGCGTCTTCACGCGCGCGCCATCGCTTGCACCCCGGCGCAGTTCTAA
- the scpB gene encoding SMC-Scp complex subunit ScpB — protein MIELSQLIEAMIFASAEPVKEDAMRALLAEQGREGNDIRALLDEIQARYADHGVELVEVGKGWQFRTRTALAPALTTTIEKPRRLSRSAMETLAVIAYHQPCTRADIEGIRGVALSQSVLDALLEDALIVPKGRKEMPGRPVLWGTSSTFLASFGLPDLNALPRREELLLDPATVGHETGVVSQSASS, from the coding sequence ATGATAGAATTATCGCAATTGATCGAAGCCATGATCTTCGCGAGCGCGGAGCCGGTGAAGGAAGACGCCATGCGCGCGCTGTTGGCCGAACAGGGCCGCGAGGGTAACGATATTCGCGCTCTGTTGGATGAAATCCAGGCACGCTACGCCGATCATGGCGTCGAACTGGTGGAAGTTGGTAAGGGTTGGCAGTTTCGTACTCGCACAGCCCTCGCCCCGGCATTGACGACGACGATCGAAAAGCCCCGTCGCCTGAGCCGTTCGGCGATGGAGACGCTGGCCGTCATCGCTTATCACCAACCCTGCACCCGTGCGGATATTGAAGGTATTCGGGGTGTGGCGTTGAGCCAGAGCGTGCTGGACGCGTTGCTGGAAGATGCGCTGATCGTGCCGAAAGGGCGCAAGGAAATGCCGGGAAGACCAGTGCTTTGGGGCACGTCTTCTACCTTCCTGGCCAGTTTCGGCCTGCCGGATCTCAATGCATTGCCGCGCCGGGAGGAATTGTTGCTCGATCCCGCGACCGTCGGGCATGAAACCGGCGTGGTTTCCCAAAGCGCGTCGTCATGA
- a CDS encoding deoxyguanosinetriphosphate triphosphohydrolase, with protein MISQDVAPYAVRLEQARGRLYPEPEAPTRSPWQRDRDRVLHSAGFRTLQYKTQVFINHEGDFFRTRLTHSLEVAQIARSVARQLRLDEDLTEALALAHDLGHTPFGHAGEDALKLCMKDWGGFDHNTQSIRLVTLLEARYHDFDGLNLTWETLEGLAKHNGPVKRPTPYLAEYDSRHHLDLTSFASAEAQVAAMSDDIAYHGHDLDDGLRAGLLQMEDVENLPIVGEALARARLGAKVTESFDRERRIRNETIRRVINVLATDLTQQTCANIAALNPQSADDIRNAPFAVVAFSEEMAQANKEIRKFLYARMYRHWRVNRMTRKARLATTEIFGILTEDLSLLPDGWRERAKKADEAMQKRIVADYIAGMTDRFAMDEHRRLTELSVLG; from the coding sequence ATGATAAGCCAGGATGTCGCCCCCTACGCGGTCCGCCTCGAACAGGCGCGGGGACGACTTTACCCCGAACCGGAAGCGCCTACACGTTCGCCTTGGCAGCGCGACCGCGACCGCGTTCTTCATTCGGCAGGCTTCCGAACCCTGCAATACAAGACGCAGGTTTTTATCAATCACGAAGGCGATTTTTTTCGCACCCGCCTGACCCATTCCCTCGAAGTCGCGCAGATCGCCCGTTCCGTCGCCCGTCAATTGCGCCTCGATGAAGATTTGACGGAAGCGCTGGCTCTCGCGCACGATCTTGGCCACACGCCCTTCGGCCATGCGGGGGAGGATGCGCTGAAGCTTTGCATGAAAGATTGGGGCGGGTTCGACCACAACACCCAATCCATTCGTCTCGTGACCCTGCTCGAAGCGCGCTATCATGATTTCGACGGGCTGAACCTGACTTGGGAAACGCTGGAAGGACTGGCCAAACATAACGGTCCGGTCAAACGCCCCACGCCCTATTTGGCGGAATACGATTCCCGCCATCATCTCGATCTAACGAGCTTTGCTTCCGCTGAGGCGCAGGTCGCCGCGATGTCCGACGATATCGCTTATCACGGGCACGATCTGGATGACGGCTTGCGCGCCGGATTGCTTCAGATGGAAGATGTCGAAAATCTTCCCATCGTCGGCGAAGCCCTGGCGCGTGCGCGGTTGGGCGCGAAGGTGACGGAAAGCTTCGACCGCGAGCGCCGCATCCGCAACGAAACCATTCGCCGGGTCATCAATGTTCTGGCGACGGACCTCACCCAGCAAACCTGCGCCAATATCGCTGCCCTTAACCCGCAATCCGCGGACGATATCCGGAATGCGCCCTTCGCCGTGGTCGCCTTCAGTGAGGAAATGGCGCAAGCGAATAAGGAAATTCGCAAGTTCCTTTATGCGCGCATGTATCGTCATTGGCGCGTCAATCGCATGACGCGCAAGGCACGCCTCGCCACGACGGAGATTTTCGGTATTCTGACCGAGGATCTCAGCCTTCTGCCCGACGGTTGGCGCGAGCGTGCGAAAAAAGCGGATGAGGCGATGCAAAAACGCATCGTTGCGGATTATATCGCCGGAATGACCGATCGTTTCGCCATGGATGAACATCGGCGGTTGACGGAACTGTCCGTGCTAGGCTGA
- the argS gene encoding arginine--tRNA ligase — translation MSDSSPPTTDCLFARYQAQVRDALRAVVPGLPDEVAARVEVTPARDPAHGDMATNAALLAAKIARRKPADIARDLAEKLAELPGIARAEAAGPGFVNLALKPEVLQSVALSVLREGASFGDSRLGDGQRVNVEYVSANPTGPMHVGHCRGAVVGDALANLLAKTGHRVTKEYYINDAGAQVIALTWATYWRYLQAIGTNVDEEAFSALTPTGLQYRGDYLIPIGEVLAKEHGKALAGPDGQAAPQEIWFDIVRAAALKAMMAQIREDLSALGIQHEVFSSEAEILAGGAVDQAIAALDAKGLLYEGVLEPPKGKAPEDWEPRPQTLFRATQFGDDVDRALRKSDGSNTYFANDIGYHAQKAREADVLIDVLGADHGGYVSRMRAAVSALTDNKTGFEVVMCQIVRVVKGGEPVRMSKRAGTFVTLRDLLDEVGKDAVRFTMLTRKADAQMEFDLDAVVAQTRDNPVFYVQYAHARCRSVLRAAETMFGEESVTPEALTSAEIGRLDSETELALLRRMSTFPRVVEAAAQAREPHRIAYYCGELAADFHALWNKGREDTTLRFLHENDRAASMAKLALVASVASVLRCGLAILGVEPVEEMR, via the coding sequence ATGTCCGACTCTTCGCCCCCCACCACGGATTGCCTGTTTGCGCGATACCAGGCGCAGGTGCGCGACGCGCTGCGCGCCGTGGTGCCGGGCCTGCCGGATGAAGTCGCCGCGCGCGTGGAAGTCACGCCCGCGCGCGATCCGGCTCATGGCGATATGGCCACCAACGCAGCTCTGCTGGCCGCGAAAATCGCGCGCCGCAAACCGGCCGATATTGCACGCGATTTGGCCGAAAAATTGGCCGAACTGCCTGGAATTGCGAGGGCGGAAGCTGCCGGACCGGGCTTCGTCAATCTGGCGCTCAAGCCGGAAGTGCTGCAGTCCGTAGCGCTTTCGGTGCTGCGGGAAGGAGCATCCTTCGGCGATTCTCGCCTGGGCGACGGCCAGCGCGTCAATGTCGAATATGTCTCCGCCAATCCGACCGGCCCGATGCATGTCGGCCATTGCCGTGGCGCGGTGGTGGGAGACGCCTTGGCCAACCTGCTCGCCAAAACCGGCCATCGCGTCACCAAGGAATATTATATCAACGACGCTGGCGCGCAGGTGATCGCGCTGACCTGGGCCACCTATTGGCGCTATCTGCAAGCCATCGGCACGAACGTCGATGAAGAGGCTTTTTCCGCCCTTACGCCGACCGGCCTGCAATATCGCGGCGATTACCTGATCCCGATCGGCGAAGTCCTGGCCAAGGAACACGGCAAGGCGTTGGCCGGGCCGGATGGACAAGCCGCGCCGCAGGAAATCTGGTTCGATATCGTCCGCGCGGCGGCGCTTAAAGCGATGATGGCTCAAATTCGCGAAGATCTTTCGGCACTGGGTATCCAGCACGAAGTTTTTTCCAGCGAAGCCGAGATCCTCGCTGGCGGCGCGGTCGATCAAGCCATTGCCGCATTGGACGCCAAGGGCCTGCTTTATGAAGGCGTGCTGGAACCGCCGAAAGGCAAGGCACCGGAAGATTGGGAGCCGCGCCCGCAAACGCTGTTCCGCGCCACTCAATTTGGCGATGATGTGGACCGTGCGTTGCGCAAATCCGACGGCAGCAACACCTATTTCGCCAACGATATCGGCTATCACGCTCAAAAAGCGCGTGAAGCGGATGTGCTGATCGACGTGCTGGGTGCGGATCATGGCGGTTATGTCTCGCGCATGCGCGCCGCCGTCAGTGCGCTGACGGATAATAAAACCGGCTTCGAAGTCGTGATGTGCCAGATCGTGCGCGTCGTGAAAGGCGGCGAGCCGGTGCGGATGTCCAAACGTGCGGGCACTTTCGTCACGCTGCGCGATTTGCTGGATGAAGTGGGCAAGGACGCCGTGCGCTTCACTATGCTCACGCGCAAGGCCGATGCGCAGATGGAGTTCGATCTGGACGCCGTGGTGGCGCAAACACGCGATAACCCGGTGTTCTACGTGCAATACGCCCATGCTCGTTGCCGCTCCGTGTTGCGCGCGGCGGAGACGATGTTTGGTGAGGAATCCGTCACGCCGGAAGCGCTGACGAGCGCAGAGATCGGGCGTCTGGATTCGGAGACGGAATTGGCGTTGCTGCGCCGTATGTCCACTTTCCCACGTGTGGTGGAAGCGGCGGCTCAGGCGCGCGAGCCGCATCGCATCGCCTATTACTGCGGCGAACTGGCGGCGGATTTCCATGCCTTGTGGAACAAGGGGCGCGAAGACACGACCTTGCGCTTCCTTCATGAAAACGACCGCGCGGCAAGCATGGCGAAGCTGGCGTTGGTGGCGTCGGTGGCCAGCGTGCTGCGCTGCGGCCTCGCCATTCTCGGCGTCGAGCCGGTCGAGGAGATGCGATGA
- a CDS encoding YXWGXW repeat-containing protein, producing MKKTFLALCLGLTVAGAVVTPSAQAQQMGPGPNYDRGSYGPNAYGPDSRGRGDRGGPGGPGYMGNRPPPPPLRMERVPPPRRNWIWTRGYWRWEPRGYVWIPGHWVRPRWDRQYRY from the coding sequence ATGAAGAAAACTTTTCTCGCACTTTGCTTAGGTCTGACGGTGGCAGGAGCCGTCGTTACGCCCAGCGCTCAGGCGCAGCAGATGGGTCCAGGCCCGAATTATGACCGAGGCTCTTACGGCCCTAACGCTTACGGGCCGGATTCTCGTGGCCGAGGCGACCGTGGCGGTCCCGGCGGGCCGGGATATATGGGCAATCGTCCGCCCCCGCCGCCGCTTCGCATGGAGCGGGTACCGCCGCCTCGTCGCAACTGGATTTGGACACGCGGATACTGGCGTTGGGAGCCGCGCGGCTATGTCTGGATCCCTGGCCATTGGGTGCGCCCGCGTTGGGACCGCCAATATCGCTACTGA
- the erpA gene encoding iron-sulfur cluster insertion protein ErpA has product MSQTTPPSLSPARFSVSPGAAARITEIISQQPSSDGLALRVSVLAGGCNGFQYQFKLDSARAADDVVIERDGAVVLVDPVSLDLLEGAELEYVDKLMGAHFTIANPNAASSCGCGTSFSLA; this is encoded by the coding sequence ATGAGCCAGACCACGCCCCCCTCCCTTTCGCCCGCCCGATTCTCCGTTTCGCCCGGCGCGGCGGCGCGAATTACTGAAATCATCTCCCAGCAGCCCTCCTCGGACGGCTTGGCGCTGCGCGTTTCCGTTCTGGCGGGAGGCTGTAACGGTTTCCAATATCAGTTCAAGCTCGACAGCGCGCGCGCGGCGGACGATGTCGTGATCGAACGCGACGGAGCGGTGGTGCTGGTCGATCCGGTCAGCCTCGATCTGCTCGAAGGGGCGGAACTAGAATATGTCGATAAATTGATGGGCGCGCATTTCACCATCGCCAACCCCAACGCCGCGTCATCCTGCGGCTGTGGCACGAGTTTCTCCCTCGCATGA
- the tatC gene encoding twin-arginine translocase subunit TatC: protein MSGNETLDDNTINDQPMPLLDHLVELRKRLIWSMATFAIAFAVCYHFAGRIYLFLAEPLGNIMRQQGEEPHLIYTALYEAFFTYVRVAFFGATFLSFPMIAIQAWIFIAPGLYRSEKRAFAPFLIATPVLFFLGAALAYYFIFPFAWRFFLSFQTGPTGANGLHIELQAKVSEYLALVMKLILAFGVAFELPVVLTLLARVGIVNSAGLKKFRRYAYVGAFVVAAVLAPPDVITQIGLAVPLLGLYEISILTARMVEPRTVSED from the coding sequence ATGTCGGGAAACGAAACCCTGGACGACAATACGATCAACGACCAGCCCATGCCCTTGCTCGACCATCTGGTCGAACTGCGCAAACGCCTGATTTGGTCGATGGCCACTTTCGCGATCGCCTTCGCCGTTTGCTATCATTTCGCCGGGCGCATTTATTTGTTCCTGGCGGAACCGCTGGGCAACATCATGCGCCAGCAGGGCGAAGAACCGCATCTGATCTACACCGCGCTGTATGAGGCATTTTTCACCTATGTGCGGGTCGCTTTCTTCGGTGCGACGTTCCTGTCCTTCCCCATGATCGCCATTCAGGCCTGGATTTTTATCGCACCGGGCCTGTACCGAAGCGAAAAACGCGCCTTCGCGCCGTTCTTGATTGCAACGCCGGTATTGTTCTTCCTGGGCGCAGCCCTGGCTTATTATTTCATTTTTCCCTTCGCCTGGCGCTTCTTCCTTTCGTTCCAAACCGGCCCGACCGGCGCGAACGGCCTGCATATCGAACTACAAGCTAAGGTTTCCGAATATCTCGCCTTGGTGATGAAGCTGATTCTGGCGTTCGGCGTGGCGTTCGAATTGCCTGTGGTGCTCACGCTTCTGGCGCGGGTCGGCATCGTCAATTCCGCCGGACTGAAGAAATTCCGCCGCTATGCTTATGTCGGTGCTTTCGTCGTCGCCGCTGTCCTCGCTCCGCCGGATGTCATCACCCAGATCGGCCTCGCCGTGCCGTTGTTGGGGCTGTATGAAATCTCCATCCTCACGGCCCGCATGGTCGAGCCGCGCACCGTTTCCGAAGACTGA
- a CDS encoding segregation and condensation protein A, which produces MGEGELNFDLHPSESAAHILRAPHLSLEGFEGPLDLLLELARAQKVDLSRISILQLVEQYLAVVERARTIKLELAADWLVMAAWLAWLKSKLLLPPENPPDSEGEDAAELLQERLRELDAVRALSGWLNKRPRLGVDVFVRGAKEDLTEIDRSGLRVDVPSLIGAYLAITRRRSRKRVYAPPKLRYWSVTEAVGALQRLLNHPDVTGWYSLSAFVPIADETPRARAAAMASALVAGLEMAKGGQLELRQEGVFSEIKLRAASAREAE; this is translated from the coding sequence ATGGGGGAGGGTGAGCTTAATTTCGATCTGCATCCATCGGAAAGCGCGGCGCATATTTTGCGTGCGCCGCATCTCTCCCTGGAAGGGTTCGAAGGGCCGCTCGATCTGTTGCTCGAACTGGCCCGCGCGCAAAAAGTCGATCTTTCCCGTATCTCGATTTTGCAACTGGTCGAGCAATATCTTGCCGTCGTCGAACGTGCGCGCACCATCAAGCTGGAACTCGCGGCGGATTGGCTCGTCATGGCCGCATGGCTGGCATGGTTGAAATCCAAGCTGCTTTTGCCGCCGGAAAATCCGCCCGATAGCGAGGGGGAAGATGCGGCCGAACTGCTTCAGGAGCGCCTGCGCGAACTCGATGCCGTGCGCGCCTTGTCCGGCTGGCTCAATAAGCGCCCGCGCTTGGGCGTGGATGTGTTCGTGCGCGGTGCGAAAGAGGATCTGACCGAGATCGACCGATCTGGCTTGCGCGTTGATGTGCCGAGCCTGATCGGTGCTTATCTGGCCATAACGCGCCGCCGTTCCCGTAAACGGGTCTATGCGCCGCCGAAATTGCGCTATTGGTCGGTGACGGAGGCCGTTGGGGCCTTGCAGCGCCTGTTGAACCATCCCGATGTTACGGGATGGTATAGTTTGAGCGCTTTCGTGCCGATTGCGGATGAGACGCCGCGCGCCCGTGCCGCCGCCATGGCGAGCGCATTGGTGGCGGGGCTGGAAATGGCGAAGGGCGGCCAGTTGGAGCTGCGCCAGGAAGGCGTTTTTTCGGAAATCAAGCTTCGCGCGGCTTCGGCGAGAGAGGCAGAATGA
- the serS gene encoding serine--tRNA ligase: MHDLRALRADPASFDAALARRGIAPVASSLVTRDEERRTTLQALQERQAQRKNLAKEIGQGKRAQVNTSDLEARAVELRDEIATLEIRANEIERSISDVLATLPNRLDDSVPDGKDETENVTIKEWGTRRDFSFTPKQHFELGEALGLMDFPTAAKLSGARFTVLRGALSRLERALGQFMLDVHTQEFGYSETSVPLLVNDAAMYGTDKLPKFAEDSFRTEDGRWLIPTAEVPLTASVAGDILDAKTLPLRMTALSACFRSEAGSAGRDVRGMLRQHQFSKVELVSVTTPEESEAEHERMTRCAETILERLEIPYRRLLLCAGDTGFGAAKTFDLEGWLPGQQAWREISSCSNTRDFQARRMNARYRAENGPAFVHTLNGSGLAVGRTLIAVLENYQMETGAIIVPDALRPYMAGIEQIG, translated from the coding sequence ATGCACGACTTGCGCGCGCTCCGCGCCGATCCCGCTTCTTTCGACGCTGCCCTCGCTCGTCGCGGCATCGCGCCGGTCGCGTCGTCGCTCGTAACGCGAGACGAAGAGCGCCGCACCACGTTGCAAGCGCTTCAGGAGCGGCAGGCCCAGCGTAAGAATCTGGCCAAGGAAATCGGACAGGGCAAGCGCGCCCAGGTCAATACTTCCGATCTGGAAGCGCGCGCGGTGGAATTGCGCGACGAGATCGCCACGCTGGAAATCCGCGCCAATGAAATCGAGCGCAGCATTTCCGACGTGCTGGCCACGCTCCCCAACCGTCTCGATGACAGCGTGCCGGACGGTAAGGACGAGACCGAAAACGTCACCATCAAAGAATGGGGCACACGCCGCGATTTCAGCTTCACGCCGAAACAGCATTTCGAGCTAGGCGAAGCGCTTGGCTTGATGGATTTCCCCACCGCCGCCAAGCTTTCCGGCGCACGCTTTACCGTGCTGCGCGGCGCGTTGTCTCGGTTGGAGCGCGCGTTGGGCCAGTTCATGCTCGACGTGCATACCCAAGAATTCGGTTACAGCGAAACCAGTGTACCGCTCTTGGTGAACGATGCCGCTATGTATGGCACCGATAAATTGCCGAAATTCGCCGAGGATTCCTTCCGCACCGAAGATGGGCGTTGGCTAATTCCCACGGCCGAAGTCCCGCTGACGGCCAGCGTGGCGGGCGATATTCTCGATGCCAAAACGCTTCCGCTGCGTATGACGGCGCTTTCCGCCTGTTTCCGCTCTGAAGCGGGTTCCGCCGGGCGCGACGTGCGCGGCATGCTGCGCCAACATCAGTTCAGCAAGGTCGAACTCGTTTCCGTCACCACGCCGGAGGAGAGCGAAGCCGAGCATGAGCGCATGACGCGCTGTGCCGAAACTATTCTGGAACGCCTGGAAATCCCTTATCGGCGGCTGTTGCTTTGCGCGGGCGATACGGGATTCGGTGCGGCGAAAACGTTCGATCTGGAAGGTTGGCTGCCGGGCCAGCAAGCTTGGCGCGAAATCTCATCCTGCTCCAATACGCGCGATTTCCAGGCGCGCCGCATGAATGCGCGCTACCGTGCCGAGAACGGCCCTGCTTTCGTTCATACGCTCAACGGTTCAGGCCTCGCCGTTGGGCGCACATTGATTGCCGTGCTGGAAAATTATCAGATGGAAACGGGTGCCATTATCGTGCCGGATGCTCTGCGGCCTTACATGGCGGGTATCGAACAGATCGGCTAA
- the tatB gene encoding Sec-independent protein translocase protein TatB, translated as MFDFSWSEIALIVVVALVFIGPKDMPVAIRTLSRGIKAVRRMASEFQSHVDDMVREADLGEAREQFRDLKRLDFRDRVTKAIDGDNAIRDSFKFEPPPSLSSPPQSSPVAPSYNEPALEHTSEADLPAPAILPPTTARRLNRERPRWHPPTILPPLRVIHNGKRVAIDPPSEAR; from the coding sequence ATGTTCGATTTCAGTTGGTCCGAGATCGCGTTGATCGTGGTCGTCGCGCTGGTATTCATCGGCCCGAAGGATATGCCCGTCGCGATCCGCACGCTTAGCCGCGGCATCAAGGCCGTGCGGCGCATGGCGTCCGAATTTCAGTCTCATGTGGACGATATGGTGCGCGAGGCCGATCTGGGGGAGGCGCGGGAGCAGTTCCGAGACCTCAAACGCCTGGATTTTCGTGATCGCGTCACCAAAGCCATCGATGGCGATAACGCTATTCGCGATAGCTTCAAATTCGAGCCGCCGCCTTCGCTGTCCAGCCCGCCACAATCTTCGCCCGTGGCGCCTTCCTACAACGAGCCAGCGCTGGAACACACCTCCGAGGCCGATCTTCCGGCACCTGCCATTTTGCCGCCCACCACGGCCCGACGCCTAAACCGCGAACGCCCGCGCTGGCATCCGCCCACCATTCTGCCGCCTTTGCGCGTTATCCATAACGGCAAACGCGTGGCCATCGATCCGCCCTCCGAGGCTCGGTAA
- a CDS encoding exodeoxyribonuclease III gives MSLVFASWNINSIRQREALVSDWLERHQPDVLCLQEIKCEEHQFPAVFAEKGYQTAIVGQKSYNGVAILSRHPMNVTHRRLPGFGHEAARYVEAEIQGIVFGNLYLPNGNSGGETGYDIKLDFFDALTHHARTMLAAERDFILLGDYNVCPTAEDHAPDALSPTDSLVRPESRAAWRRLVWSGLTDAQRVVQPQGRAFTFWDYQGMAFQRDSGLRIDHALLSPRLAERLETVQPDREERAKNQPSDHVPLIVRLQ, from the coding sequence ATGAGTCTGGTTTTTGCGAGTTGGAACATCAACTCGATCCGTCAGCGCGAGGCTTTGGTTTCTGATTGGTTGGAGCGGCATCAGCCGGATGTGCTGTGCTTGCAGGAAATCAAGTGCGAGGAGCATCAATTCCCGGCAGTCTTTGCGGAGAAAGGGTATCAGACCGCGATCGTGGGGCAAAAATCCTACAATGGCGTGGCCATTCTCTCGCGCCATCCGATGAACGTGACGCATCGTCGCCTGCCCGGCTTCGGGCATGAAGCGGCGCGTTATGTGGAGGCCGAAATCCAAGGTATCGTTTTCGGTAACCTTTATCTTCCCAACGGAAATTCCGGCGGCGAGACCGGATACGACATCAAGCTCGATTTTTTCGATGCATTGACGCACCATGCCCGCACCATGCTGGCGGCGGAACGGGATTTCATTCTGCTGGGCGATTATAACGTCTGTCCGACCGCAGAGGATCATGCACCGGACGCGTTGAGCCCGACCGATTCGCTCGTGCGTCCTGAGAGCCGGGCGGCTTGGCGACGGTTGGTATGGTCCGGGCTGACGGATGCGCAGCGTGTAGTGCAGCCGCAAGGGCGCGCTTTCACTTTCTGGGATTATCAGGGCATGGCGTTTCAGCGCGATTCAGGGCTACGGATCGACCATGCCCTGCTCTCGCCCCGGCTGGCCGAACGATTGGAGACCGTCCAGCCGGACCGGGAAGAGCGGGCGAAAAACCAACCTTCGGATCATGTGCCGCTGATCGTTCGGCTTCAGTAG